In Aeromicrobium marinum DSM 15272, one genomic interval encodes:
- a CDS encoding Rv3654c family TadE-like protein, whose translation MTRDRGAVSVVAVVVAVGLTVLALVLVQAASLVGVRHTAAAAADLAALAAARAASDGEDGCAAADRIADRNGAELAACRMDHAVSTVTVRVVSDPWWGWRWSAEQRARAAPVSYLSGS comes from the coding sequence GTGACCCGCGACCGGGGGGCCGTGTCGGTCGTCGCGGTCGTGGTCGCCGTGGGGCTCACGGTGCTCGCCCTGGTGCTGGTCCAGGCGGCGAGCCTCGTGGGCGTCCGACACACCGCGGCCGCCGCGGCGGACCTCGCCGCGCTCGCCGCCGCCCGCGCCGCCTCCGACGGGGAGGACGGGTGTGCCGCCGCGGACCGCATCGCCGACCGCAACGGTGCCGAGCTGGCCGCCTGTCGCATGGACCATGCGGTCTCGACGGTCACCGTCAGGGTCGTGAGCGACCCGTGGTGGGGGTGGCGGTGGTCGGCGGAGCAACGGGCCCGCGCGGCGCCCGTCAGCTACCTCTCCGGGTCGTGA
- a CDS encoding DEAD/DEAH box helicase: MRPADLVARHGDRVTHVEVVPARDAVVEPWPEWIAPAARAAFAAHGIDRLWGHQAEALAHLRAGRHVAVATGTSSGKSLVFQAPALTALDAGRGGEALQGHRRPSVLYLAPTKALAADQWRRVRELDPAVRVATVDGDNTREERAWARDHAAWVLTNPDTLHHSVLPGHARWTRLLGGLRYVVVDECHHYRGVFGAHVAQVLRRLQRICHHYGADPRFVLSSATVADPAEFAGRLTGLEVTAVTDDASPRGVRTIALWEPPLLPGRDEAVEPVRRPAATEAGHLLADLVAGGVRTLVFVRSRRGAEGVAGTAQRLVGEIDPDLPGRIATYRGGYLPEERRALEQRLRTADLLGLASTNALELGIDVSGLDAVVSVGFPGTRAALQQQFGRAGRDGQDSLGVLVARADPLDTYLVHHPEALLGAPLEATVFDPDNPYVLGPHLAAAAQELPLTETDLTTFGPRAREGVDALAAAGWLRQRPAGWFWTRRDRAADLADLRSSGGAPVQIVDDGTGRLVGTVDAGSADAAVHEGAVYVHQGETYLVERYDPDTAAALVRRADPDWTTQARSATEITVTGTDHHTDWGRATVSLGTVDVMTQVTSYLRLSTVGRGTLGEVSLELPVRSLRTRAVWWTLDPDVVGSVLDEVDVPGAAHAAEHASIGLLPLLATCDRWDIGGVSTALHADTGRMTVFVHDGHPGGAGFAERGYDVAATWLRVTRDAIAACACARGCPSCVQSPKCGNGNEPLDKAGAVRLLDAVLEAAHDPER; this comes from the coding sequence ATGCGACCTGCCGACCTCGTGGCCCGCCACGGCGACCGGGTGACCCACGTGGAGGTGGTGCCCGCCCGCGACGCCGTCGTCGAGCCGTGGCCCGAGTGGATCGCGCCGGCCGCCCGGGCCGCGTTCGCCGCGCACGGGATCGACCGGCTGTGGGGGCACCAGGCCGAGGCGCTGGCCCATCTGCGGGCCGGGCGTCACGTCGCCGTCGCGACCGGCACCTCGTCGGGCAAGTCGCTGGTGTTCCAGGCCCCCGCCCTGACGGCGCTCGACGCGGGTCGAGGTGGTGAGGCCCTGCAGGGTCACCGACGTCCCAGCGTGCTGTACCTCGCGCCGACCAAGGCGTTGGCAGCCGACCAGTGGCGACGGGTGCGCGAGCTCGATCCTGCGGTGCGGGTCGCCACCGTCGACGGCGACAACACCCGCGAGGAGCGGGCCTGGGCCCGCGACCACGCCGCCTGGGTGCTGACCAACCCCGACACGCTGCACCACTCGGTGCTGCCCGGGCACGCCCGCTGGACCCGGCTGCTGGGAGGCCTGAGGTACGTCGTGGTCGACGAGTGCCACCACTACCGGGGCGTGTTCGGGGCCCACGTCGCGCAGGTGCTGCGCCGCCTGCAACGGATCTGCCACCACTACGGCGCGGACCCCCGGTTCGTGCTGTCGTCGGCCACGGTGGCGGACCCGGCCGAGTTCGCCGGCCGCCTGACCGGACTGGAGGTGACGGCGGTGACCGACGACGCCTCCCCGCGCGGCGTGCGCACGATCGCGCTGTGGGAGCCGCCCCTGCTCCCCGGGCGCGACGAGGCGGTCGAGCCGGTCAGGCGGCCGGCGGCCACCGAGGCCGGCCACCTGCTGGCGGACCTGGTCGCCGGCGGGGTCCGCACCCTGGTGTTCGTGCGGTCGCGCCGGGGGGCCGAGGGCGTCGCCGGCACCGCACAGCGCCTGGTGGGCGAGATCGACCCCGACCTGCCCGGTCGCATCGCGACCTACCGGGGCGGCTACCTGCCGGAGGAACGTCGGGCGCTCGAACAGCGCCTGCGGACCGCGGACCTGCTGGGGCTGGCCTCCACCAACGCGCTCGAGCTGGGGATCGACGTGTCCGGGCTCGACGCCGTCGTGTCCGTGGGGTTCCCCGGGACCCGGGCGGCGCTGCAGCAGCAGTTCGGTCGGGCCGGGCGCGACGGCCAGGACTCGTTGGGCGTCCTGGTCGCCCGCGCCGACCCCTTGGACACCTACCTCGTGCACCACCCCGAAGCGCTGCTCGGCGCCCCGCTCGAGGCCACGGTGTTCGACCCCGACAACCCGTACGTCCTGGGTCCGCACCTCGCGGCCGCCGCCCAGGAGCTGCCGCTGACCGAGACCGACCTGACGACCTTCGGTCCCCGCGCCCGCGAGGGGGTGGACGCGCTAGCGGCGGCCGGGTGGCTCCGGCAACGACCTGCGGGCTGGTTCTGGACCCGGCGCGACCGGGCGGCGGACCTCGCCGACCTCCGGTCCAGCGGAGGAGCGCCGGTGCAGATCGTCGACGACGGCACGGGCCGGCTGGTGGGGACCGTCGACGCCGGGTCGGCCGACGCCGCCGTGCACGAGGGCGCGGTCTACGTGCACCAGGGCGAGACCTACCTCGTCGAGCGCTACGACCCCGACACCGCGGCCGCGCTCGTGCGGCGGGCGGACCCCGACTGGACGACGCAGGCCCGGTCGGCGACCGAGATCACCGTCACCGGCACCGACCACCACACCGACTGGGGACGCGCCACGGTGTCGCTCGGGACGGTCGACGTGATGACCCAGGTGACGTCGTACCTGCGGCTCAGCACGGTCGGCCGCGGCACCCTGGGCGAGGTCTCGCTGGAGCTGCCCGTGCGGTCGCTGCGCACCCGGGCGGTGTGGTGGACGCTGGACCCCGACGTGGTGGGCTCGGTGCTCGACGAGGTCGACGTCCCCGGCGCGGCGCACGCGGCCGAGCACGCGTCGATCGGTCTGCTGCCGCTGCTCGCGACCTGCGACCGGTGGGACATCGGTGGGGTCTCGACCGCCCTGCACGCCGACACCGGCCGGATGACCGTGTTCGTGCACGACGGACATCCGGGAGGAGCCGGGTTCGCCGAACGCGGGTACGACGTGGCGGCGACCTGGCTGCGGGTCACGCGCGACGCGATCGCCGCCTGCGCCTGCGCGCGCGGGTGCCCGTCGTGCGTGCAGTCACCCAAGTGCGGCAACGGCAACGAGCCGCTCGACAAGGCCGGCGCCGTGCGGCTGCTCGACGCCGTGCTGGAGGCGGCTCACGACCCGGAGAGGTAG
- a CDS encoding STAS domain-containing protein, whose amino-acid sequence MTAVEERVAMELSVTRRSLPPFEIVEIGGEIDVYTAPRLREAVVAAIDEGHTRLVIDIEHVAFLDSTGLGVLVGALKRVRGDGGSLDIVCTNDRLLKIFSITGLDKVFGLHDSVDAATAVPE is encoded by the coding sequence ATGACTGCCGTCGAGGAGAGAGTTGCCATGGAGCTGTCGGTCACCCGGAGATCACTGCCGCCGTTCGAGATCGTCGAGATCGGTGGCGAGATCGACGTGTACACCGCTCCCCGGCTGCGGGAGGCCGTCGTCGCGGCGATCGACGAGGGACACACCCGGCTGGTGATCGACATCGAGCACGTGGCCTTCCTCGACTCCACCGGTCTCGGCGTGCTCGTCGGCGCGCTCAAGCGGGTGCGCGGCGACGGCGGCTCGCTCGACATCGTGTGCACCAACGACCGCCTGCTCAAGATCTTCTCGATCACGGGCCTCGACAAGGTGTTCGGGCTGCACGACAGTGTCGACGCCGCCACCGCCGTGCCGGAGTGA
- a CDS encoding DUF7059 domain-containing protein, which produces MRLAPDLVDALRAALTAAGHTVDGVFALLGPDAHAALSRNETVPARRATADGSPLSTLVRLFQLQLAVPRDAADRALPGLVDPLVAGGLLHSSAGEVRAAVDVRPYGDEDHDWWVVCDLTPGLDAGPVRVGAEHVLGISEASSSLAHLTVRTPVARALDLGTGCGVQALHLAQHADRVVATDVNPRALAMAELTASLNGVTVDVRRGSLFEPVATERFDLVATNPPFVVSPPDGDRLVYRETGFEGDEVVRRIVQGAPDHLTEHGWCQVLASWIHPADQDWADRLSGWIAPTGLDAWVVQREVLDPASYAEMWLADAGHRGGPGYVDRYDAWLGWFEARGIEAMGFGWITLRRSDRDVPHVRVEECSAPVAPPVGPGAVEWAGVSEALAAGAPLDRTWRTPVDLVQDTHGAVGAADPERIVVRRQFGLQRSRQVDTVEAALLSASDGDLTAGQILDAVASLLDLDPAAVREQYAPAVESLAAELFLLP; this is translated from the coding sequence GTGAGGCTCGCTCCTGACCTCGTCGACGCACTGCGGGCGGCCCTGACCGCGGCCGGCCACACCGTCGACGGGGTCTTCGCCCTGCTCGGCCCCGACGCGCACGCGGCACTGTCGCGCAACGAGACCGTGCCGGCCCGTCGGGCCACGGCGGACGGCTCACCCCTGTCGACCCTGGTCCGGTTGTTCCAGCTCCAGCTCGCGGTGCCGCGCGACGCCGCCGACCGGGCCCTGCCCGGCCTCGTCGACCCCCTCGTCGCGGGTGGACTGCTGCACTCGTCGGCCGGCGAGGTGCGGGCGGCGGTCGACGTGCGCCCCTACGGCGACGAGGACCACGACTGGTGGGTCGTGTGCGACCTCACCCCGGGCCTGGACGCCGGACCGGTCCGGGTCGGGGCCGAGCACGTGCTGGGCATCAGCGAGGCGTCGTCGTCGCTGGCCCACCTCACCGTCCGGACCCCGGTGGCCCGCGCCCTCGATCTCGGCACCGGCTGCGGGGTGCAGGCGCTCCACCTCGCCCAGCACGCCGACCGTGTCGTCGCCACCGACGTCAACCCCCGGGCGCTCGCCATGGCCGAGCTGACCGCGTCCTTGAACGGTGTCACCGTCGACGTGCGCCGGGGCAGTCTCTTCGAGCCGGTGGCGACCGAACGGTTCGACCTCGTCGCCACCAACCCGCCCTTCGTCGTCTCCCCGCCCGACGGCGACCGGCTGGTGTACCGCGAGACCGGCTTCGAGGGCGACGAGGTCGTGCGGCGCATCGTGCAGGGCGCACCCGACCACCTGACCGAGCACGGCTGGTGCCAGGTGCTGGCCAGCTGGATCCACCCGGCCGACCAGGACTGGGCCGATCGTCTGTCCGGCTGGATCGCCCCGACCGGACTGGACGCGTGGGTGGTGCAGCGCGAGGTGCTCGACCCGGCCTCCTACGCCGAGATGTGGCTCGCCGATGCCGGGCACCGCGGCGGTCCGGGGTACGTGGACCGCTACGACGCCTGGCTGGGGTGGTTCGAGGCGCGGGGCATCGAGGCGATGGGCTTCGGCTGGATCACCCTGCGCCGCTCCGACCGGGACGTGCCGCACGTGCGGGTCGAGGAGTGCTCGGCCCCGGTCGCCCCGCCGGTCGGCCCCGGGGCCGTGGAGTGGGCGGGTGTCTCCGAGGCTCTGGCGGCGGGCGCTCCGCTCGACCGCACGTGGCGCACCCCGGTCGACCTGGTGCAGGACACCCACGGCGCCGTGGGGGCGGCCGACCCGGAGCGGATCGTCGTCCGGAGGCAGTTCGGTCTGCAGCGTTCCCGGCAGGTCGACACGGTCGAGGCGGCCCTGCTCTCGGCCAGCGACGGCGACCTCACGGCGGGGCAGATCCTCGACGCGGTGGCGAGTCTGCTGGACCTCGACCCGGCCGCCGTCCGCGAGCAGTACGCGCCGGCGGTGGAGTCGTTGGCCGCCGAGCTGTTCCTCCTTCCCTGA
- the topA gene encoding type I DNA topoisomerase, which yields MTTLVIVESPNKVRSIAGYLGDGYVVDSSVGHIRDLPQGADQIPEKYKKESWARLGVDIENGFEPVYVVSADKKSQITKLKKLLKSADELVLATDEDREGEAIAWHLLDELKPKVPVKRIVFNEITSEAIAHAIANPRDVDMDLVDAQETRRILDRLYGYEVSPVLWKKVMSGLSAGRVQSVATRLVVERERARMAFRVAHYWDLEATFDAGADLEPRLFPAKLATVDGRRVANGSHFDAAAQLKSPDVVHLDADRSAALAAAIRDQPHQVVSVESKPYTRRPYAPFRTTTMQQEGSRKFGWTAARTMQVAQRLYEGGFITYMRTDSTTLSQTALTAARAQVKELYGAQYLPDAPRVYAGKVKNAQEAHEAIRPAGEAFRTPDSTGLRGDEAKLYDLVWKRTVASQMKDAAGNSVTIRIGATATSGEKVEFTSSGRTITFHGFLKAYVETSEDPDAQGDDAQTKLPNLSQGDTVTIDELDAAAHQTKPPARFTEASLIKELEEREIGRPSTYASIIGTIQNRGYVYKKGTALVPAWIAFSVVRLLEQHFERLIDYSFTAELEDVLDEVAGGREDRVTVLQAFWDGQAEGDTGLKRLIDNLPDIDARALATFELGEGINLRVGRYGPYVEGPPMVPGDGGSEVPTRANVPEDLPPDELTLETARELLANPQGQEKSLGSHPETGLELTARNGRYGPYVTEALPADAPKSAKPRTASLFKSMSLDSIGIDDAVRLLTLPRVVGTDADGVEITAQNGRYGPYLKKGTDSRSLESEDQLLTLTEEQALAIYAQPKTYGRAAAKPPLKEFGEDPVSGRPIVVKDGRFGMYVTDGEYNATLRKDDSLEDLTADRAYELLAERRAKGPAKKGGKKTPAKKTAKKTTAKKTTAKKSAAKKTAKKTTAKKTTARKTTAKKSTASS from the coding sequence ATGACCACGCTCGTCATCGTCGAGTCACCGAACAAGGTCCGCAGCATCGCGGGCTACCTCGGTGACGGCTACGTCGTGGACTCCTCCGTCGGCCACATCCGGGACCTCCCGCAGGGCGCCGACCAGATCCCCGAGAAGTACAAGAAGGAGTCCTGGGCGCGTCTCGGCGTCGACATCGAGAACGGCTTCGAGCCGGTCTACGTCGTGTCCGCCGACAAGAAGTCGCAGATCACCAAGCTGAAGAAGCTGCTCAAGTCCGCTGACGAGCTCGTGCTCGCGACCGATGAGGACCGTGAGGGCGAGGCGATCGCCTGGCACCTGCTCGACGAGCTGAAGCCCAAGGTCCCGGTCAAGCGGATCGTGTTCAACGAGATCACCTCCGAGGCGATCGCCCACGCCATCGCCAACCCTCGCGACGTCGACATGGACCTCGTCGACGCGCAGGAGACCCGCCGGATCCTCGACCGCCTGTACGGCTACGAGGTCAGCCCCGTCCTGTGGAAGAAGGTCATGAGCGGCCTCTCCGCGGGCCGCGTGCAGTCGGTGGCCACCCGCCTGGTGGTCGAGCGCGAGCGGGCGCGGATGGCGTTCCGGGTCGCGCACTACTGGGACCTCGAGGCGACGTTCGACGCCGGTGCCGACCTGGAGCCACGGCTGTTCCCCGCCAAGCTCGCGACGGTCGACGGTCGCCGGGTGGCGAACGGGTCGCACTTCGACGCCGCGGCGCAGCTGAAGAGCCCCGACGTCGTCCACCTCGACGCCGACCGTTCGGCCGCGCTCGCAGCCGCGATCCGTGATCAGCCGCACCAGGTCGTCTCGGTCGAGTCCAAGCCCTACACCCGTCGCCCGTACGCGCCGTTCCGCACCACCACGATGCAGCAGGAGGGCTCGCGCAAGTTCGGCTGGACCGCCGCCCGCACCATGCAGGTCGCCCAGCGGCTCTACGAGGGCGGCTTCATCACCTACATGCGGACCGACTCCACGACCCTCTCGCAGACCGCACTCACCGCGGCACGGGCCCAGGTCAAGGAGCTGTACGGGGCGCAGTACCTGCCCGACGCCCCCCGGGTGTACGCCGGCAAGGTCAAGAACGCCCAGGAGGCGCACGAGGCCATCCGCCCGGCCGGTGAGGCGTTCCGCACCCCGGACTCCACCGGTCTGCGCGGCGACGAGGCCAAGCTCTACGACCTGGTCTGGAAGCGCACCGTCGCCTCGCAGATGAAGGACGCTGCCGGCAACTCCGTCACGATCCGCATCGGCGCGACCGCCACCAGCGGCGAGAAGGTGGAGTTCACCTCCTCCGGCCGCACCATCACCTTCCACGGATTCCTGAAGGCGTACGTCGAGACCAGCGAGGACCCCGACGCCCAGGGCGACGACGCGCAGACCAAGCTGCCCAACCTGTCGCAGGGCGACACCGTCACGATCGACGAGCTCGACGCGGCCGCCCACCAGACCAAGCCCCCGGCGCGGTTCACGGAGGCCAGCCTCATCAAGGAGCTGGAGGAGCGCGAGATCGGCCGGCCGTCGACCTACGCCTCGATCATCGGCACCATCCAGAACCGCGGGTACGTGTACAAGAAGGGCACCGCCCTGGTCCCGGCGTGGATCGCGTTCAGCGTCGTGCGCCTGCTGGAGCAGCACTTCGAGCGGCTGATCGACTACTCGTTCACCGCCGAGCTGGAGGACGTGCTCGACGAGGTGGCCGGGGGCCGCGAGGACCGGGTCACGGTGCTGCAGGCCTTCTGGGACGGTCAGGCGGAGGGCGACACGGGGCTCAAGCGGCTCATCGACAACCTGCCCGACATCGACGCGCGGGCGCTCGCGACGTTCGAGCTGGGCGAGGGCATCAACCTGCGGGTCGGTCGCTACGGGCCCTACGTCGAGGGCCCGCCGATGGTGCCCGGTGACGGCGGCAGCGAGGTGCCCACGCGGGCCAACGTGCCCGAGGACCTGCCGCCGGACGAGCTGACGCTGGAGACGGCACGCGAGCTGCTCGCCAACCCGCAGGGACAGGAGAAGTCCCTGGGCTCGCACCCCGAGACCGGCCTGGAGCTGACGGCCCGCAACGGTCGCTACGGTCCGTACGTGACCGAGGCGCTGCCGGCGGACGCACCCAAGTCGGCCAAGCCCCGCACCGCGAGCCTGTTCAAGTCGATGTCGCTGGACTCCATCGGGATCGACGACGCCGTGCGGCTCCTCACCCTCCCGCGGGTCGTGGGCACCGATGCCGACGGGGTCGAGATCACGGCGCAGAACGGTCGCTACGGCCCGTATCTCAAGAAGGGCACGGACTCCCGGTCGCTGGAGTCCGAGGACCAGCTGCTCACCCTCACCGAGGAGCAGGCTCTCGCGATCTACGCCCAGCCGAAGACCTACGGTCGGGCCGCCGCCAAGCCCCCGCTGAAGGAGTTCGGCGAGGACCCGGTCAGCGGACGGCCGATCGTGGTGAAGGACGGCCGTTTCGGCATGTACGTGACCGACGGGGAGTACAACGCGACGCTGCGCAAGGACGACTCCCTCGAG